The following proteins are encoded in a genomic region of Brachypodium distachyon strain Bd21 chromosome 1, Brachypodium_distachyon_v3.0, whole genome shotgun sequence:
- the LOC100830297 gene encoding homeobox-leucine zipper protein ROC8 codes for MDGWPDQQKEPGISQDISASASLISSCALLLSWCINRSTGQARVLTQHSTTQHSNLSSPSSFPQRARAPTAMDFGDDFPEGSDSHGQQQNNRRKRYHRHTPRQIQTLEGMFKECPHPDENQRAQLSRELGLEARQIKFWFQNRRTQMKAQHERADNCFLRAENDKIRCENIAMGEALKNVICPTCGGPPVGEDFFDEQKLRMENARLKEELDRVSSVASKFLGRPYSMSQMPHGTPPLSVNSLDLSMGSLGMGGQPLGVGGLGGGPTPQDLELLGSSEIPQFQMPAPVSEMERPVMAGIAARAMDEVIRLANAGEHVWIKVPGGDGYETLNVDTYDSLFGKPGSSSSFRAGDVRVEGTRHCAHVFMSAAPLVEVFMDTNKWMEFFPSIVANARTVDNLVNGLDGRSESLILMYEEMHMLTPLVQSREFSFLRYCRQIDQGLWAIADVSVETERDAQFGVPSRSRRLPSGCLIADMANGYSKVTWVEHMEIEDKGPIGVLYRDMVTSGAGFGAQRWLGALSNACDRYGALAALAVMNAADLGAVTADGRRSMMKLSQRMVANFCGALTANQLIVWTTIPGGANDMNVRVSLHRVDEPGLPNGVVLSAATSVWLPVPCDHVFVFLRDVNTRNQWDVLTHGNTVQEACRIPNGSDPANCVTLLRGVNASHDSMLVLQESCADPSGSMLVYSPIDMPAVNLVTSGEDTANIPLLPSGFIILPDGRNSVSAGGGAGSSGGGVLAGCVVTVAFQILISSLPACKVNSESIATVGGLINTTIANLKTALNCG; via the exons atggatggatggccTGACCAGCAGAAGGAACCAGGGATCTCGCAGGATATTTCCGCTTCTGCTTCGCTGATCTCGAGCTGTGCGTTACTTCTTTCTTGGTGTATAAATAGGAGCACAGGCCAGGCCAGAGTTCTcacacagcacagcacaacacaacacagcaatctctcttctccttcttcgtTCCCCCAACGAGCGAGAGCTCCGACAGCCATGGATTTCGGCGACGACTTCCCGGAGGGCTCCGACAGCCATGGCCAGCAGCAGAACAACCGCCGCAAGCGCTACCACCGCCACACCCCGCGCCAGATTCAGACGCTCGAAGG GATGTTCAAGGAGTGCCCCCACCCTGACGAGAACCAGCGTGCGCAACTCAGCCGCGAGCTCGGGCTGGAGGCCCGTCAGATCAAGTTCTGGTTCCAGAACCGCCGCACCCAGATGAAG GCGCAGCACGAACGCGCCGACAACTGCTTCCTCCGCGCCGAGAACGACAAGATCCGGTGCGAGAACATCGCCATGGGTGAGGCGCTCAAGAACGTTATCTGCCCCACCTGCGGCGGCCCCCCCGTCGGCGAGGACTTCTTTGACGAGCAGAAGCTCCGTATGGAGAACGCCCGTCTCAAGGAAGAG CTGGACCGCGTGTCGTCCGTGGCGTCCAAGTTCCTGGGCAGGCCCTACTCGATGTCGCAGATGCCGCACGGCACGCCGCCGCTGTCCGTGAACTCGCTCGACCTCTCCATGGGAAGCCTCGGCATGGGCGGGCAGCCGCTCGGAGTCGGAGGTCTCGGCGGCGGGCCCACGCCGCAGGACTTGGAACTCCTCGGCTCGTCGGAGATCCCGCAGTTCCAGATGCCGGCGCCGGTATCGGAGATGGAGCGCCCCGTCATGGCCGGGATCGCAGCCCGCGCCATGGACGAGGTGATCCGCCTCGCGAACGCCGGCGAGCACGTTTGGATCAAGGTCCCTGGAGGGGACGGCTACGAGACCCTCAACGTGGACACATACGACAGCCTGTTCGGCAAGCCCGGCAGCAGCTCGTCCTTCCGCGCCGGCGACGTCCGCGTGGAGGGCACCCGTCACTGCGCGCACGTGTTCAtgagcgccgcgccgctcgtGGAGGTTTTCATGGACACC AACAAGTGGATGGAGTTCTTCCCCAGCATCGTGGCCAACGCGCGCACCGTCGACAACCTGGTCAATGGCCTGGATGGGAGGAGCGAGTCTCTGATCCTG ATGTACGAGGAGATGCACATGCTGACGCCGCTCGTGCAGTCCCGGGAGTTCAGCTTCCTGCGCTACTGCCGGCAGATCGACCAGGGCCTGTGGGCCATCGCCGACGTGTCCGTGGAGACGGAGCGCGACGCCCAGTTCGGCGTGCCGTCGCGCTCCCGCCGCCTGCCTTCCGGCTGCCTCATCGCCGACATGGCCAATGGCTACTCCAAG gTGACTTGGGTGGAACACATGGAGATCGAGGACAAGGGCCCGATAGGCGTGCTGTACCGCGACATGGTGACCAGCggagccgggttcggggcgcAGAGGTGGCTCGGCGCGCTGTCCAACGCGTGCGACCGCTACGGTGCCCTGGCGGCCCTTGCCGTGATGAACGCCGCCGACCTGGGCGCAG TGACGGCTGACGGGAGGCGCAGCATGATGAAGCTGTCGCAGCGCATGGTGGCCAACTTCTGCGGCGCCCTGACGGCGAACCAGCTCATCGTGTGGACCACCATCCCCGGCGGCGCCAACGACATGAACGTGCGCGTCTCCCTGCACCGCGTCGACGAGCCGGGCCTCCCCAACGGCGTCGTCCtcagcgccgccacctccgtcTGGCTCCCCGTCCCCTGCGACCacgtcttcgtcttcctccgcgacgTCAACACCCGCAACCAG TGGGACGTCCTGACGCACGGCAATACGGTCCAGGAGGCCTGTCGCATCCCCAACGGCTCCGATCCCGCCAACTGCGTCACCCTGCTGCGG ggCGTGAACGCTAGCCACGACAGCATGCTGGTGCTGCAGGAGAGCTGCGCAGACCCGTCGGGGTCCATGCTGGTCTACTCCCCCATCGACATGCCGGCCGTCAACCTTGTGACCAGCGGCGAAGACACGGCGAACATCCCCCTGCTGCCATCCGGGTTCATCATCCTGCCCGACGGCCGCAACTCCGtgtcggcgggcggcggcgccgggtccagcggcggcggcgtgctggCCGGCTGCGTCGTCACGGTCGCCTTCCAGATCCTCATCAGCTCCCTGCCGGCTTGCAAGGTCAACTCCGAGTCCATCGCGACCGTCGGCGGGCTCATCAACACTACAATCGCCAACCTCAAGACCGCCCTCAACTGTGGCTGA